From Planctomycetia bacterium, a single genomic window includes:
- a CDS encoding DUF1295 domain-containing protein, with product MTPLVTTLLTNLAITTATMLLLWIVGSLRRDVGLVDVFWGLGFVVAVWIAAVMNSPPTWRVVLAAILTTVWGVRLAWHLLRRNWGRDEDRRYHEMRKRWGSRFVWISLATVFILQAVLLWFISWPLQAMAVANSPAPFGLLDALGVALWLVGLAFEVIGDYQLATFRADPLNVQRVLDQGLWRYTRHPNYFGDFCVWWGLFCLAGAGGAAWTIASPIVMSWLLLKVSGVALLESTIRERRPEYVAYQSRTNAFFPGPPQPD from the coding sequence TTGACGCCACTCGTCACGACCTTACTCACGAACCTCGCAATCACAACTGCAACGATGCTGCTCTTGTGGATCGTCGGCTCGCTACGGCGCGACGTCGGGCTGGTCGACGTCTTCTGGGGGCTAGGCTTCGTCGTTGCCGTTTGGATTGCAGCGGTGATGAACTCGCCGCCGACTTGGCGCGTCGTCTTGGCCGCGATTCTGACGACCGTCTGGGGCGTGCGACTCGCTTGGCATTTGTTGCGGCGCAACTGGGGACGAGACGAGGATCGCCGCTACCATGAGATGCGTAAACGATGGGGTAGCCGGTTCGTTTGGATCAGCCTCGCGACGGTGTTCATTTTGCAAGCGGTCTTGCTGTGGTTCATCTCTTGGCCGTTGCAGGCAATGGCCGTGGCGAACTCCCCGGCTCCGTTCGGCTTGCTCGACGCCCTGGGCGTCGCGCTGTGGCTCGTCGGCCTAGCTTTTGAAGTTATCGGCGATTATCAATTGGCGACGTTCCGCGCCGACCCGCTCAACGTCCAAAGGGTGCTTGATCAAGGATTGTGGCGCTACACGCGACACCCCAACTATTTCGGCGACTTCTGCGTCTGGTGGGGGCTGTTCTGCCTGGCCGGCGCCGGCGGGGCTGCCTGGACGATCGCCTCGCCGATCGTAATGTCGTGGCTGCTGCTAAAGGTTTCCGGCGTCGCGTTGCTTGAGTCGACGATCCGTGAACGACGACCCGAATACGTCGCTTACCAATCTCGCACGAACGCTTTCTTTCCCGGGCCGCCCCAGCCCGACTAA